Part of the Candidatus Aegiribacteria sp. genome, TCCTTAACGGAATAGGCCCGGATACAAGCCTCTGATAAATAGGGACGGAGGCTTTTTATTCGAAATTAGCAAATAATATCACACTCGGCAAGTCGATAAGCCCCAATTATTTGCGTTCTATGTATAAAATACCCTCCGTCCCTATTTATGAGTTCAGTCTCCGGATGCTATTCCGATCAGCAGAAATACGGTCATTACAGCCGCTATTATCATTGCTGTCCTGGCTTTTCGGGGGGAGGAGTCCTTGTAAAGGAAGTAGATTATCCAGCCCAGAGGAAAGAAGAAGAAGCAGAGGCACCCCATACCAACGGATAGTTTATCCGGGGCTTCCTGATGATGGTAGTGGTGAATCTCCCTGATATCGGGGGTATCCTGATCGTTTTTCCAGTCAGGATCGAATTCTCTGGTATGATAAGTTGATCTGCAGTATTCGCATGTGTAGATCTCACCCTCGAATTTTCCCATCTGTGCTCCGCAGTTGGGGCATTTCATATGACTCCTTCCGAATAAACGTAATCTATTCCGACAGAGATGATGTGTCCATCCAATCCGGCAGGGACTATGAAATGCAGGTTTCAGCTTTTATCTTTTAGCATGGGTTCAAAAACCAGGCTTCTCGTTCGTATAAAGATCGCCAGTCTTAAAGGCGCAATGGTTTCCGAATGGCGGAACAATAAGCTGAAGCTGATCGCGGGTGGAATAACCCTTACTATTCTTGTGTGTGGCATTTTTCTGATTTTCCGTTTTCTTTTCACCTACATATACAACCTCGAGGAGATGTTCACCGGTTTTGGAATAGCCCTCGCCAGGAGGCTTATGGCAATGACCTTCATGTCCCTGGGAGTTTTCATAGGGATATCATCTTTCATCAGCGGAGTTTCCGTTGTCTACAGATCGTGGGAGACCTCGTTTCTGCTTACAATGCCGATAAAGGACAGGCTGACAGCTTATATTCGCGTATTGGAAAGCTGGTTCAACGCGGGCTGGGCGACTGTCCTGCTGGGAATTCCAATAGTAACCGCTTTTTGCATTTCTCTCAAAATCAACACATCCGCGACCTTTATTTCGATTCTGCTGTTTCCTTTTCTCATCATCATATGGCTGTCATTCGGGTCGATTCTTCTTGGTGTCGCGATCAGATTCAGTCGTCAAAACGGACGCATATGGAGAACATCCACTGTTCTGGGGTTGCTGGTTGCTGTGGGGATATTCGCAATACTGAAAAATTCCGGTCCGGAAAGCATGATTGCCAGAGAGAATTCCGCTCTGGATGCCGTACAGAGGTTCGTGTCGGAGCTTCCTGTTGCCGGTGGAGAATTCTGGCCCCACACAGTTTTCGGAAATGTTATCTCACTGATTGACAGACAAGCATGGTCTGAAGCGCTGAAGTATATAGGAATTCTCCTTATCGAGGCAGCGCTTGCCCTTACCCTTTCATTGGTCATGATATGCCCGGGATTTAGAAAAAAATATTCAGCGGTTTCATCCTCATCAGGCAGCAGCAGAAGCAGCCGGTATTTTCTTAGGTCCGGTGGACGTCTCAGAACCATGCTGCACAAGGATATTCTTCTTTTCATGAGAGATCCGGTGCAATGGAGTCAACTCTTCCTCCTTGCCGGTCTGTTTCTTGTTTACGCTCTGAACCTGGATCGGTTTCCCACGGATATCGGCCCAAAATTCTGGCGTATGATTGTTGTATACCTTAATTTTTCCTTTTCGTGCTTTGTTACAGCCACACTTCTTGTCAGGTTTACATTTCCGTCCATAAGCCTTGAGGGTCCCGGCCTGAGTTATATTCTGCAACTCTCGCGTGGCAGGAAATTGCTTCTCAGCATAAAATGGGTTGAGTCCTTTATTTTTATTGCACCATTCATTGTGGGTGTAGGGATCTGGTCTACACTGCGAATAGACGCGGGATGGATACTGGTGTCCATGTCTACAGTATCGCTGATTCTCATGTGTATCGCTCTTGTAAGTATCAATGTAGGGTTGGGTGCGGTATTTCCAAGATTCGAAAAAGGAAGCGCGGCGAACATCGCCAGCGGACAGGGCGGGATAATAGCAGCCTTCGTTTCAATGGGATATGTTCTCATATTCATAATGGTACTGGGGTTGATAATGCGGAGATCATTTACCGTTGCTATGCCGGTGCGGGCTCTTGCAGGGTCGCTGAATATTGTTCTTATATTTCTGACCGTATTGACTCTGATTGTTGCTTATGTCTTTATCAGAATAGGATATCGAAGTCTTGTGAAGAGGGATTTCTAAAATGAATGAAATAGCCGTTGATTACGGCAGGAAGAGAACCGGGTTTGCCATTTGCCTTTCCGGTGTTGTTATACCTCTCGATCCGCTATCCGAAACTTCATGGAATGGCATATCGTCGAGATTGAAACATATTCAGGATGAAAACGCGGCCGGCACAGTAATCCTGGGGCTTCCGCTGACTGCCGAGGGGAAACATACGGAATTATCTCGCGAGGTGGAGAAGCTGGCTGAATACCTTCGGAACAGTGGATTCATCGTGGAACTTGTCAGAGAAACCGGTTCAACCGCTGAGACGGTGGAAGAAACCGGGACGAATCGTCGACGGGACGGTAGAAAGGACTCTCTTGCCGCAATGATTATTCTTAAACGTTACCTGGGAATGCCATGAAGCGTAAGGTTTTGATAATAGCAGTCTCGATACTGATTTCTGTCATTTCAGTAATTGTCTTTTTCGTATGGAGCAGCCAGCCTCCATGCACCGGAAGGGAGTGCGTGTTCACTGTGGAGAAGGGTTGGGGAGGAAGAAGGATCTCACAGGTCCTTTCAGATTCCGGGCTTGTCCGTTCCAGGTTCTATCTGCTCTGGCGCTATTCCCGCATGGAAGGTTCGCCATCGCTCCAGGCAGGGATTTACAGGCTTGATGATTCGATGTCTCCTGACTCCATACTGGGGATATTTGCCCGCGGAGAAGTGATACCTGCGAAAACCAGATGGATAACGCTTGCTCCGGGCCTGACTCTCGAGCAGTCCCTCGAAGTTATTTCGGAGAGCACGGGGAGAGAGATGAGTGTATTTGACAGCCTTTCGACGGATTCTTCCTTTCTGGCAGAAAGCGGTGTACAGTCACTCGAAGGATACCTTTTTCCTGAAACCTACGAATTCGCTGATACCCTTGAATCGCGGGAGATACTGGGCAGGATAGTAGATACAGGGAAAGGCAGATGGCCTGAAGATACGGATGGATTTTTGCAGGTAACAGGCCTCAGCCTGCATGAAACCATGATACTAGCTTCCATCGTTGAGCGGGAAGCAAGAGTAGATTCCGAGAGGGTTCTCATCGCGGGAGTATTCCTTTTGAGAATCAGGCGCGGAATGAAGCTCGAAAGCTGTGCCACAGTGCAGTATGCTCTTGGCGAGGTTAAGGAAACCCTCCTGTACCGTGACCTTGAGACAGACGATCCATACAACACGTACCTTTATGAAGGTTTACCTCCCGGTCCAATCTGCTCACCCGGACTTCCTTCGATAAACGCTTCGTTCCAACCGGATACGATTGAGGGATATCTGTTTTTTGTAAGCAGGGACGATGGAACTGGAAGACACCTTTTTGCCGGAACACACGCCGGACATCTGTCCAATATACGATCGGTAAACGGCAGGTGACCTGATTGACACGATCGATTAGTGTTATAGTTATAGTGTGATTTTGTGTGTACAGATAATTTCAGAGAAAGGACAGGATTATGAGTGAGGGAAGAAATCTGGGTTTTCTGGAGAAGGCTATGCGCCTTATTCCGGGTTACAAAGGTTACAAGAGTAAGGAAGAACGGAGAGATAACGATCAGCTTTTCAGAACCGGTCTCGTAAGCAGGCTTGAGAGGCTTAGAACCGAAACCAACGAGATCCCGGCGAGTCTCAGGGGGCCTTCGGCACTGAAATCGATTACCGATTTTGACAGAATCTTGAAAAATCTTGAAAAGGTAACTGACGAAATCCGTTTTGCCTCAAGGGGTTACAGGGGCTGGTTCGACATGCACAAAGTCCGTGAGGATGAATTGGACAAGCTCTACGCATTTGATGTCGGGCTTGTAGAGAACATTGAAGAGCTTGAAGAAGCGTTGAAGGTTTTGCAGGCAGCAGCCGCGGCCGGTTCCGATATGAAGGAACCCATTGACAAAATGGTCGCTATACTCGTCGAATTCAGCAGCAAAATGTCCGGGCGCAGTGAACTCATGATTGATCTTGAAAAAAATAAACCGATAGACTAGATCGAAGGAAGGTTAACGGATCATGTTCAAGAAACTTGAGATTGTAGAGTGGATGGATGAGAGTGGGAAAGAAATTGTCCACAGGATTCCACAGAGTGGTTCAGGTGAGTTCCGCATTGGAACCCAGGTTGTAGTCAGAGAAAGCCAGGATGCCGTATTCTTCCGGGATGGAAAGGCAATGGATACCTTCGGTCCGGGAAGGCATACGATAACAACCGAGAATATCCCCCTGCTGACAGGTATTGTCAGTACTCTCTTTGAGGGTAAGGATTCCCCCTTCAGGGCAACGGTTTTCTACATTAACAAGAAGACCTTCACCAATATGAAATGGGGAACCAAGGAGCCGATAATATTCAGGGACAAGGAACTCTCGATTGTAAGGTTGAGAGCCTTTGGCAGCTTTTCAATGAAAGTTGACCAGAGCCAGCTCTTCATCAACAAGATAGTCGGAACAGAGGGAAGATTCTCAACCGATGAGATAGAGGGTTTTCTTAAGGGCATGATAATATCAAGGCTTGCCGACCTTCTTGGTGAAACCATTGAAAGCATATTCGATCTTGCGCAATACTACGATGAGATAGGTACACTGGCTAAGTCCAGGCTTGGCGACGATTTTGGGAAATACGGAATACAGCTGGTTGATTTCTACGTTCAGGCTATCACGCCTCCTGAGGAAGTTCAGGAAAGAATAGATGAACGCAGCGCAATGGCTGCGCTTGGCGATATGAATCAGTACATGCGTTTCAAGACAGCCACCGCCATGGGCGATGCCGCAAAGAACGAAAGCGGCGGCGGAGCCGCCGGCGCAGGAGTCGGTATGGGTGCCGGACTGGGAATGGGAATGACAATGGCCAATATGATGGGTCAGACTATGTCGGGAGGCGGCCAGGGCTCAAACGGTTCTGGTAATTCCGGTGCCGCTGCACTGGTTGTATGCCCCTCGTGCGGAAAGAACGTTGTTCCGGGTAAATTCTGTCCCGAGTGCGGTAAACCCCTTGGCTTGACATGTCCCGAATGCGGTAGTGTTGTTCCTCCTGGAACGAAATTCTGTCCCGAGTGTGGTGCGAAGATCGGCGGCGGGAAGGTATGTTCCAAATGCGGCGCAGACATCCCGGCAGGATCCAAATTCTGCCAGGAATGCGGAGAGAAACAGGAATAAATGCCGGGGACGGTTCACGAACTGCTTGAGAAACGAGCAGTAGACACACCTGGCAAAATCGCTCTTATAGACGACCGGCGGGAATTGAGTTTTGCCGCCTGGTGGCGGGTATCCTGTCATATAGCGTCTCTCCTGCAGAAAGCAGGAGTCCGACAGGGTTTTGTTGTGGGAGTTGTATCCGACTGTTCTTCTTTTCTCCCATGTACCTTCACTGCGATTTCCATGCTGGGGGCGAAATTCGTTTCAATGAATCCGGATTGGCCCGCTCAGGAAAGGATGCGGGTTTTCAGCAGGTGGTCGGACCGCCTGGTTCTGACTGCGGATAATATTGAGTACTGTTCCCAGCCTGATGAGATAACCCTTTCACTCGACGATGATATCTATCAGGGCACCGGAATACCTCTTGAAGTTCCGTTTCTGAATGGCGGCGAGGAATTTTATCTTAACGTTACATCGGCATCCACAGGCCAGGCAAAGATAGCGCCTACGACTCACGATCAGCTCCTGGCGAACACAGAAGGCGTTACTGCAACCATGGGTTTAACCTGTGATGATGTGAACCTGTCCATATTTGGCGTCTATGGTCATCCACACGAGCTCTTTATGAGGGGATTGTATCTTGGAGGCAGGACGGTCCTCACCGAGCACAGATACCCCAGAGATTTGCTCCATCTGATCTCAAAAAAGGGTGTTACCGCAATCATGGCTCTACCAACGCAGCTCATAAGCCTGTCGCATATGTGGAATCGAATTGATACTGATCTTTCATCCGTGAGAATCTCGGAAGCCGGAGGTATGTTCGTCTCAGAAGAATTCGCGGTGAATTATACCGAGATAACCGGTGTAGAACTCGTACCTGTATGGGGAAGCACTGAAACCGCCGGAGTAGGTCTTGTTGGAAAGAGCGGTATACAGGGATTCACATCGGTCGTAGATGGTTACGAGGTAGAACTGCGTGATCTGTCCGGCAACAGGATGGATGAAGAGGGTAGTGGTGAATTGTGGATTTCAGGTCCAGGAGTTGTCAACAGGTATCTCGGGGACAGGCCGCAGACGGAAGAAGCTTTCCTTGATGGATGGTATAGAACGGGGGATATGTTTAAATCGGAGAACGGAAGATTGATCTTTCTTGGGCGCCGGGGAGGGCTGATAAAAGCAGCCGGCCTGAAGGTTTATCCCCTTGAGCTCGAACTGGCTATTCTGAAGCATCCTTCAATAATAGACGCCTGTGTCGTAGGTAGAGATCATCCCACAAGAGGCGAGATGCCATCCGCCTATATCGTAGTCAGGCCCGGAACGGAGCTTACAGTTGCCGGGATGAGAGCATTTCTCAGGCAGTACCTCGATGAGTACAAGATTCCCAGGCTTATTAATTTCGTTCACGGGTTACCCAGAACCGCCAACGGCAAAATTGACAGAAAGGCTGTGGGAACCAGAGAGCTCGTTCCAGATTTCCGAGGTGAGCTACTTCGTTCCGATGTGGAACTGGTAAGGCTCATAAACCATAGAGCGGCACTCATGAACGAAATCGGAGGAGGTTTCGATCCGACATGGGTTGATGACCAGGTGGATAACGCCATGGGGCATAACGCCGGTCCCATATCGGACAGTTCAATTAGAGATATTATCAGATTCATCATCAGCGAACTTGGGAAGAGGCAATAATGGACATAAGATCCGTAGAAATAGGTAATGTCCATATAGGCGGGAAAGCCTCTATCCTCATCGCCGGTCCGTGTTCGGTGGAAAATATCGAAATGCTCAGGGAAATTGCGGCAGCTGCGGTAGAAGCGGGTGTTTCCATATTGCGAGGCGGTTCGTTCAAACCCAGAACATCTCCCTACTCATTTCAGGGTCTGGGCGTTGAAGGATTCGAGATGCTTTCTCTGGTGAGCCGTGAATTCAACATTCCGGTGGTCAGTGAAGTCCTGGCAATTAGTCAGATAGAATCCGCTGAGAAGCACATCGATATGATCCAGGTTGGAGCCAGGAATATGCACAATTTTCCACTGCTCTCCGCTCTCGGTAGAACGGAAAAACCCATTCTCCTGAAAAGGGGATTCATGGCCACAATTGAAGAGTGGCTTATGGCGGCGGAGTATATCGTAAAGGAAGGTAATGACAGAGTTGTCCTGTGTGAAAGGGGAATAAGGACTTTTGAACCCTGGACAAGGAATACATTGGATATTTCGGCTGTTCCACTTGCAAGAATGCTCGGCGGATATCCGGTTATTGTGGATCCGTGTCATGCTTCTGGAAGAAGGGATCTTCTTGAACCACTGTCTCTTGCAGGATTAGCGGCAGGTGCTGACGGTATTATGCTGGAGGTTCATCCTGATCCGGACAAGGCTCTTTCCGACGGTGGGCAATCACTTTCGATTCCTGAATTGATAAGACTCGCCGGGAAACTGCTTGAAAAAAATAACTGAAGAATTCTCCGATAGAGAGAAAAGGAGTTAACATGCATATAGGCTTACTTACCGGCGGGGGAGACGCTCCAGGATTGAATGCTGTAATTCGAGGCATAACAATAAGAGGGAAGAAAAACGATCACAGGATAACCGGTTTCTTGAGAGGCTGGAAGGGCGTCATTGAGAACGATTCTGTTGATCTCAATATTGACAGAGTCAGGGATATTCACATGGAGGGCGGAACAATACTGTTCTCCTCCAGGACCAATCCCTTTAAAGTCGAGAACGGTCTTGAAAGAATAAAAAAGACTTTCATTAACACGAAGCTGGACTGCCTTATAGCGATGGGCGGTGAGGATACCCTTGGAGTCGCCGGCAGCCTGAATGCAGAAGGCCTTCCTGTGATAGGTGTCCCCAAAACAATCGACAACGACCTGAACGCTACCGATTTTACCTTTGGTTTTGATACCGCTATAAACTACGTTATGAAAGCACTCGATATGCTTCATACAACTGCGAGAAGCCATGAAAGGATTGTCGTTGTGGAGATAATGGGACGTCACGCGGGATGGATGGCTCTGTATGGAGGTATAGCCGGCGGCGCTCATGTTATTCTCATTCCCGAGGTGGAATTCGATACCGACGAGGTCTGTGAAATCCTTAAGAAGCGTTACAGCGAAGGAAACAGGTATGCAATTGTTGCCGTTGCAGAGGGGGCGATAGACCCCAAGCTTCAAAGGCATGTAATGCACTCATCTGAGAAGGATTCCTTTGGCCATGTGCAACTCGGCACAGGCATAGGTATTGGTGAAGTACTTAAAAACGAAATCGCTGACAGGACCGATCTCGAAACAAGGCATGTTGTTCTTGGTCATGTTCAAAGAGGCGGAAGCCCGACCGCATTCGACCGCGTATTGGGAACGAGACTGGGAGTAAAGGCAGTTGAGATGGCGGAACAGGGCTTATTCGGTAAAATGGTGGCTCTGCAGGGAACGGAGATAGTAGCAGTGGATATCGAGGAAGCGGTCGGAACTCTTAAAACTATACCTATCGAGCAGTACGAAGCTGCAGAACTCTTTTTCGGATAACGGAGGTAAGAAATGGCAGTGAAAGTCGCGATCAATGGATTCGGAAGAATCGGAAGGCTTTTCTACAGGCAGACACTCAACGACAGCGATATCGACATTGTTGCTGTGAATGACCTTACTGACCCTGCAGCCCTGGCGCATTTGCTGAAATACGATTCTGTGCATGGTCAGTTTCCCGGCGATGTGAAAGTTGATGGAGACGTTATCCACGCCGGAGGTGACAGCTTCACTGTACTCTCCCAGCCTGACCCTTCGAAGCTTCCCTGGAAGGAACTCGGCGTAGAAATAGTCATCGAGGCCACCGGCTTTTTCCGAACGAGGGAAAAAGCGATGATGCATATCGAGTCCGGCGCGAAGAAAGTGCTTCTCAG contains:
- a CDS encoding AMP-binding protein, which encodes MPGTVHELLEKRAVDTPGKIALIDDRRELSFAAWWRVSCHIASLLQKAGVRQGFVVGVVSDCSSFLPCTFTAISMLGAKFVSMNPDWPAQERMRVFSRWSDRLVLTADNIEYCSQPDEITLSLDDDIYQGTGIPLEVPFLNGGEEFYLNVTSASTGQAKIAPTTHDQLLANTEGVTATMGLTCDDVNLSIFGVYGHPHELFMRGLYLGGRTVLTEHRYPRDLLHLISKKGVTAIMALPTQLISLSHMWNRIDTDLSSVRISEAGGMFVSEEFAVNYTEITGVELVPVWGSTETAGVGLVGKSGIQGFTSVVDGYEVELRDLSGNRMDEEGSGELWISGPGVVNRYLGDRPQTEEAFLDGWYRTGDMFKSENGRLIFLGRRGGLIKAAGLKVYPLELELAILKHPSIIDACVVGRDHPTRGEMPSAYIVVRPGTELTVAGMRAFLRQYLDEYKIPRLINFVHGLPRTANGKIDRKAVGTRELVPDFRGELLRSDVELVRLINHRAALMNEIGGGFDPTWVDDQVDNAMGHNAGPISDSSIRDIIRFIISELGKRQ
- the mltG gene encoding endolytic transglycosylase MltG, giving the protein MKRKVLIIAVSILISVISVIVFFVWSSQPPCTGRECVFTVEKGWGGRRISQVLSDSGLVRSRFYLLWRYSRMEGSPSLQAGIYRLDDSMSPDSILGIFARGEVIPAKTRWITLAPGLTLEQSLEVISESTGREMSVFDSLSTDSSFLAESGVQSLEGYLFPETYEFADTLESREILGRIVDTGKGRWPEDTDGFLQVTGLSLHETMILASIVEREARVDSERVLIAGVFLLRIRRGMKLESCATVQYALGEVKETLLYRDLETDDPYNTYLYEGLPPGPICSPGLPSINASFQPDTIEGYLFFVSRDDGTGRHLFAGTHAGHLSNIRSVNGR
- a CDS encoding RuvX/YqgF family protein, whose translation is MNEIAVDYGRKRTGFAICLSGVVIPLDPLSETSWNGISSRLKHIQDENAAGTVILGLPLTAEGKHTELSREVEKLAEYLRNSGFIVELVRETGSTAETVEETGTNRRRDGRKDSLAAMIILKRYLGMP
- the aroF gene encoding 3-deoxy-7-phosphoheptulonate synthase, with amino-acid sequence MDIRSVEIGNVHIGGKASILIAGPCSVENIEMLREIAAAAVEAGVSILRGGSFKPRTSPYSFQGLGVEGFEMLSLVSREFNIPVVSEVLAISQIESAEKHIDMIQVGARNMHNFPLLSALGRTEKPILLKRGFMATIEEWLMAAEYIVKEGNDRVVLCERGIRTFEPWTRNTLDISAVPLARMLGGYPVIVDPCHASGRRDLLEPLSLAGLAAGADGIMLEVHPDPDKALSDGGQSLSIPELIRLAGKLLEKNN
- a CDS encoding ATP-dependent 6-phosphofructokinase; translation: MHIGLLTGGGDAPGLNAVIRGITIRGKKNDHRITGFLRGWKGVIENDSVDLNIDRVRDIHMEGGTILFSSRTNPFKVENGLERIKKTFINTKLDCLIAMGGEDTLGVAGSLNAEGLPVIGVPKTIDNDLNATDFTFGFDTAINYVMKALDMLHTTARSHERIVVVEIMGRHAGWMALYGGIAGGAHVILIPEVEFDTDEVCEILKKRYSEGNRYAIVAVAEGAIDPKLQRHVMHSSEKDSFGHVQLGTGIGIGEVLKNEIADRTDLETRHVVLGHVQRGGSPTAFDRVLGTRLGVKAVEMAEQGLFGKMVALQGTEIVAVDIEEAVGTLKTIPIEQYEAAELFFG
- a CDS encoding SPFH domain-containing protein, whose protein sequence is MFKKLEIVEWMDESGKEIVHRIPQSGSGEFRIGTQVVVRESQDAVFFRDGKAMDTFGPGRHTITTENIPLLTGIVSTLFEGKDSPFRATVFYINKKTFTNMKWGTKEPIIFRDKELSIVRLRAFGSFSMKVDQSQLFINKIVGTEGRFSTDEIEGFLKGMIISRLADLLGETIESIFDLAQYYDEIGTLAKSRLGDDFGKYGIQLVDFYVQAITPPEEVQERIDERSAMAALGDMNQYMRFKTATAMGDAAKNESGGGAAGAGVGMGAGLGMGMTMANMMGQTMSGGGQGSNGSGNSGAAALVVCPSCGKNVVPGKFCPECGKPLGLTCPECGSVVPPGTKFCPECGAKIGGGKVCSKCGADIPAGSKFCQECGEKQE